One genomic segment of Ascochyta rabiei chromosome 20, complete sequence includes these proteins:
- a CDS encoding proteasome regulatory particle subunit, with amino-acid sequence MGDPQFAQYPDLQLAQHVFQLTNPSASKPAKQASLKTVQDAIQAGNMAPLYRYLAHPTDGVLNAPGEGSADQPTSHRRPSASITSMLATRNPELDAPLTWDEKLYDRLKADNDRELEAIQKEEDEAAEKAGDTEVQAARGKRAELYNRIGDKDKAIASYEAIFDKTGILGTKIDLVLAIIRVALFFGDKMLAKKSIARATALVESGGDWDRRNRLKAYTGLHLLTVRSHAQAAPLLLDSLSTFTSYELCSYSSLVVYAILAGSSSLKRVDFKSKVVDAPEIKAIVGSGEEKLSAITGHTSAGPGAGDEDMPDASTQTATPAPAAVNLTTLGGQQDKEVPIDFSPLSKLVKSLYEGNYKSFFAALGEVEVSFLSQDRYLYEHRGWYVREMRLRGYQQLLQSYRVVGLQSMANDFGVTIDFLDKDLAKFIAADRIPCTIDRVKGIIETNRPDDKNKQYVDVVKQGDQLITKLQKYGQAVRLRGSERG; translated from the exons ATGGGCGACCCGCAGTTCGCTCAGTACCCGGACCTGCAGCTGGCCCAGCATGTCTTCCAGCTCACCAATCCCTCGGCCAGCAAGCCGGCCAAGCAGGCGTCGCTCAAGACGGTCCAGGACGCCATCCAGGCCGGCAACATGGCTCCGCTCTACCGCTACCTCGCCCACCCCACCGACGGCGTCCTGAATGCCCCCGGCGAAGGCTCCGCCGACCAGCCCACGTCCCACCGCCGCCCCTCGGCCAGCATAACCAGCATGCTCGCCACACGGAATCCAGAGCTCGACGCCCCGCTGACCTGGGACGAGAAGCTGTACGACCGCCTCAAGGCCGACAACGACAGGGAGCTGGAGGCTATCcagaaggaggaggacgaggcCGCCGAGAAGGCCGGCGACACCGAAGTCCAGGCCGCGCGGGGCAAGCGCGCCGAGCTGTACAACCGCATCGGCGACAAG GACAAAGCCATCGCCAGCTACGAGGCCATCTTCGACAAGACGGGCATCCTCGGCACCAAGATCGACCTCGTCCTCGCCATAATACGCGTCGCCCTTTTCTTCGGCGACAAGATGCTGGCCAAGAAGTCGATTGCGCGCGCCACCGCCCTCGTCGAGAGCGGCGGCGACTGGGACCGCAGGAACCGCCTCAAGGCCTACACGGGCCTGCACCTGCTCACCGTGCGCTCACACGCCCAGGCCGCGCCCCTGCTGCTCGACAGCCTGTCCACATTCACCAGCTACGAGCTGTGCAGCTACTCCAGCCTCGTCGTCTACGCCATCCTCGCCGGCTCCTCGTCGCTGAAGCGCGTCGACTTCAAGTCCAAGGTCGTCGATGCCCCCGAGATCAAGGCCATTGTCGGCAGCGGAGAGGAGAAGCTCTCGGCCATTACAGGGCACACCTCGGCCGGGCCCGGCGCTGGCGACGAGGACATGCCGGACGCATCGACACAGACGGCGACACCAGCACCGGCGGCCGTCAACCTGACAACGCTCGGCGGCCAGCAGGACAAGGAGGTGCCCATTGACTTCTCGCCGCTGTCCAAGCTCGTCAAGAGCCTGTACGAGGGCAACTACAAGAGCTTCTTCGCCGCCCTGGGCGAGGTCGAGGTCAGCTTCCTCAGCCAGGACCGGTACCTGTACGAGCACCGCGGCTGGTACGTGCGCGAGATGCGTCTGCGGGGCTACCAGCAGCTGCTGCAGTCTTATCGCGTGGTTGGGCTGCAGAGCATGGCCAACGACTTTGGCGTCACGATTGACTTTTTGGACAA GGACCTCGCCAAGTTCATCGCCGCCGACCGCATCCCGTGTACGATCGACCGCGTCAAGGGCATCATCGAGACGAACCGGCCCGACGACAAGAACAAGCAGTACGTGGACGTGGTCAAGCAGGGCGACCAGCTGATTACGAAGCTGCAAAAGTACGGCCAGGCCGTGAGGCTGAGAGGGAGCGAGCGCGGATAG
- a CDS encoding Peroxisomal membrane protein PMP27 has protein sequence MVADALIYHPTVSHYLRFVATTVGRDKVLRTLQYFSRFLAWYLYRTNRPLSSIAPLDASKKQLGTARKLMRVGKFVEHFRAAAVASDSTALDPVVRFTTVGRQLGYALYMALDSANILDATGIRKSTHGARLLREANRAWFAGLSFSVAHGLYALYGLQSRKSVVAASPDPEKVVEQKKVSKELDAAKLQLLTDLCDMTIPLTALGWLHLDDGIVGLAGTTSSLLGVWAQWKKTA, from the exons ATGGTCGCAGACGCCCTCATCTACCACCCCACGGTGTCGCACTACCTCAGGTTCGTCGCGACCACCG TCGGCCGCGACAAAGTGCTCCGCACGCTGCAGTATTTTTCGCGCTTCCTCGCCTGGTACCTGTACCGCACCAACCGCCCGCTCAGCAGCATCGCGCCCCTGGACGCGAGCAAGAAGCAGCTGGGCACCGCGCGCAAGCTCATGCGCGTCGGCAAGTTCGTCGAGCACTtccgcgccgccgccgtcgcCTCGGACAGCACCGCGCTCGACCCGGTCGTCAGGTTCACCACCGTCGGCCGCCAGCTGGGGTACGCGCTGTACATGGCGCTCGACAGCGCCAACATCCTCGACGCGACGGGCATCCGCAAGAGCACCCACGGCGCCCGGCTGCTGCGCGAGGCGAACCGGGCCTGGTTCGCGGGCCTGTCCTTCTCCGTCGCGCACGGCCTGTACGCGCTGTACGGACTGCAGAGCCGCAAGAGCGTCGTCGCCGCCAGCCCGGACCCGGAGAAGGTCGTCGAGCAGAAGAAGGTCAGCAAGGAGCTCGATGCGGCCAAGCTGCAGCTGCTGACCGATCTGTGCGACATGACCATCCCCCTCACCGCCCTCGGCTGGCTGCACCTGGACGATGGCATCGTCGGGCTCGCGGGCACCACGAGCTCGCTGCTGGGCGTGTGGGCGCAGTGGAAGAAGACGGCGTAG
- a CDS encoding glycerophosphoinositol permease codes for MASAKEVPAKLRDSSNDEAERQTSVANVEKSRWERLWPVIACGAGLFSDGYLNNIIGPVNTMLSRIYPEAYKRSSAQANVASITFAGTVVGMLFFGYTSDHFSRKWSLFVSTIIIILFAALGTGSYGAGGSPSGLLSALVAYRFFLGIGIGGEYPAGSVGCAESTGELKSGSRNKWFILFTNVQIDLAFFISAIVATVVVVITGENHLRVAWRVCLGIGIIPPLSLLYLRLKLQEPEAFKRESLAKTQTPWLLIARYYWFRLSIVSIIWFIYDFSAYSFGIYASSILANLLGKTAPLWKSLAWNILINFFYMPGCLAGAFVADLPSMGPKKTLFIGVTLQGIIGFIMAGCYPWLKKPENVAGFVVVYGVFLALGEFGPGDNIGLVASKTCATGIRGQYYGIAAAVGKIGAFAGSYALQALQTAAGEDEIAAGRNPFFVASSLAFLAAGLVLLLPHIGQDTIDQEDVNFREYLSANGYDTSKMGLESVGSHESMVEAEK; via the exons ATGGCTTCTGCAAAAGAAGTGCCTGCCAAACTCCGTGACTCGAGCAATGACGAAGCCGAGCGACAGACCAGCGTTGCGAATGTTGAGAAATCGAGATGGGAGCGACTCTGGCCAGTAATCGCGTGCGGTGCTGGACTTTTCAGCGACGGATACCTCAACAAC ATCATCGGTCCAGTCAACACCATGCTCTCACGCATCTATCCAGAAGCTTACAAGAGATCTTCCGCCCAGGCGAACGTAGCGAGTATCACTTTCGCTGGTACGGTCGTTGGTATGCTGTTTTTTGGTTATACGTCTGACCACTTCTCGCGTAAATGGTCACTCTTCGTATCGACGATTATAATCATTCTCTTCGCTGCACTCGGCACAGGCTCGTATGGCGCAGGCGGCAGCCCATCAGGCTTGCTTTCAGCTCTTGTTGCATACCGCTTTTTCCTGGGTATCg GCATCGGCGGCGAATATCCAGCTGGCAGTGTAGGCTGTGCCGAGTCCACTGGAGAGCTCAAATCCGGTAGCCGTAACAAGTGGTTCATCCTCTTCACGAACGTGCAGATCGACCTTGCGTTCTTCATCTCTGCCATCGTCGCcaccgtcgtcgtcgtcatcaccGGCGAGAACCATTTGCGGGTCGCCTGGCGCGTGTGCCTTGGCATTGGCATCATCCCACCTCTATCCTTACTTTATCTGCGTCTGAAGCTCCAGGAGCCGGAGGCGTTCAAACGAGAGAGCCTAGCCAAGACCCAGACGCCGTGGTTGTTGATTGCACGGTATTATTGGTTCAGACTGTCCATTGTCAGCATCATCTGGTTCATCTACGACTTCAGTGCCTACTCGTTTGGCATCTATGCATCCTCCATCCTCGCCAACCTCCTGGGTAAGACCGCACCGCTGTGGAAGAGTCTCGCATGGAACATCTTGATCAATTTCTTCTACATGCCTGGATGTCTGGCTGGAGCTTTTGTCGCCGATTTACCATCCATGGGCCCCAAAAAGACGCTCTTTATTGGCGTTACGCTGCAGGGAATCATTGGCTTCATCATGGCGGGGTGCTACCCGTGGTTGAAAAAGCCAGAGAATGTTGCGGGCTTTGTTGTAGTTTATGGAGTTTTCCTTGCTCTGGGGGAGTTTGGGCCCGGCGACAATATAGGCCTTGTTGCAAGTAAGACGTGTGCCACGGGTATCAG GGGTCAATATTACGGCATCGCAGCTGCGGTGGGCAAGATTGGCGCCTTCGCTGGATCCTATGCACTTCAAGCGCTCCAAACCGCAGCTGGTGAGGATGAGATCGCGGCAGGTCGTAATCCGTTCTTCGTTGCCAGTTCGCTGGCTTTTCTCGCCGCCGGGTTGGTCCTGTTGCTGCCGCATATTGGACAAGATACAATCGATCAAGAGGACGTCAACTTCAGGGAGTATTTGAGCGCGAATGGGTATGACACAAGCAAGATGGGATTGGAGAGTGTAGGAAGCCACGAGAGCATGGTAGAGGCCGAGAAGTGA
- a CDS encoding mRNA (guanine-N(7))-methyltransferase, which produces MADRKRGRSPSRSQSRSRSPPRQRKRPGAASRLSVADREAARQRQLQREQEAARTAQQEAASRGVHDVVKQHYNMVPERGREWRQTDSKIKGLRSYNNWVKSSLIQKFIGDDRNLKILDIGCGKGGDLQKWQASRKVELYVGCDPADVSIKQAKDRYAQMQKKSRRLFHAEFYAKDCFGEWLGDIPIIKDVGIDPSVGPGNAMSQRWGGGGWDMVTMMFCMHYAFESEAKAKGMLRNVAGALKKGGRFVGCIPNSDILSAKVVEHHKANGTAPAESNGADDQDDRPAFASDEDDEDDWDPEKSLDSPKPDESEHADTADDVKDKDEDEDRDKGKGNAKDKDKTKGTKKADEHEDGEVEEEGFAFGNSIYRVKFPGKTPPDGTFRPPYGWKYFYFLEEAVEAPEYVVPWEAFRALAEDYNLELQYRKPFREVWEEQRDDPELGPLSERMGVRDRRTGQLLTSEEELAAADFYHTFCFYKV; this is translated from the coding sequence ATGGCCGACAGGAAGCGCGGCCGCTCTCCCTCCAGATCACAGTCGCGCTCGAGATCCCCGCCGCGACAGCGCAAACGGCCGGGCGCTGCGTCCAGACTGTCCGTGGCCGACCGCGAGGCTGCCCGTCAGCGCCAGCTGCAGCGCGAGCAGGAGGCGGCGCGCACCGCACAGCAGGAAGCGGCGTCACGTGGGGTGCACGATGTGGTCAAGCAGCACTACAACATGGTGCCCGAGCGTGGGCGCGAGTGGCGGCAGACGGACAGCAAGATCAAGGGCCTGCGCAGCTACAACAACTGGGTCAAGTCGTCGCTCATCCAAAAGTTCATCGGCGACGACCGCAACCTCAAGATCCTCGACATTGGCTGCGGCAAGGGCGGCGACCTGCAAAAGTGGCAGGCCTCGCGCAAGGTCGAGCTGTATGTCGGCTGCGATCCCGCCGACGTCTCCATCAAGCAGGCCAAGGACCGCTACGCCCAGATGCAGAAGAAGTCACGCCGCCTGTTTCACGCAGAGTTCTACGCAAAGGACTGCTTCGGCGAGTGGCTGGGCGACATCCCCATCATCAAGGACGTCGGCATCGATCCCTCGGTGGGGCCCGGCAACGCCATGAGCCAGCGCtggggcggcggcggctgggACATGGTCACGATGATGTTCTGCATGCACTACGCCTTTGAGAGCGAGGCCAAGGCGAAAGGCATGCTGCGCAACGTCGCCGGCGCGCTGAAAAAGGGCGGCCGCTTCGTTGGCTGCATCCCCAACTCGGACATACTCTCCGCCAAGGTCGTGGAGCACCACAAGGCGAATGGGACGGCGCCCGCAGAGAGCAACGGCGCCGACGACCAAGACGACCGGCCAGCCTTTGCgagcgacgaggacgacgaggacgactGGGACCCGGAAAAGAGCCTCGACAGCCCCAAGCCCGACGAGTCCGAGCACGCAGACACGGCAGATGATGTCAAGGAcaaggacgaggacgaggacagggacaagggcaagggaaatgccaaggacaaggacaagACCAAGGGCACGAAAAAGGCAGACGAGCACGAGGATGGCGAGGTCGAGGAGGAGGGCTTCGCATTCGGCAACAGCATATATCGCGTCAAGTTCCCGGGCAAGACACCGCCAGACGGCACCTTCCGCCCGCCGTACGGCTGGAAGTACTTCTACTTCCTCGAGGAGGCCGTGGAGGCGCCCGAGTACGTGGTGCCGTGGGAGGCGTTTCGGGCGCTGGCCGAGGACTACAACCTGGAGCTGCAGTACCGCAAGCCCTTCCGCGAGGTCTGGGAGGAGCAAAGGGACGATCCGGAGCTGGGGCCCCTGAGCGAGCGCATGGGCGTGAGGGACCGACGTACGGGGCAGCTGCTGACGTCGGAGGAGGAGCTGGCCGCCGCCGACTTTTACCACACGTTTTGCTTCTACAAGGTCTAG
- a CDS encoding Alanine transaminase, translated as MSSGITETETVLTLDNINPHVRAAKYAVRGELAVRSEQYRAKLARGEGKDLPFDTVIAANIGNPQQLDQKPITFFRQVASLLENPLLLEHEHVLTGPLGYPNDVIQRARKLLSEVNSVGAYSQSQGAPGIRRSVAEYIERRDGYPSSVDNVYLSNGASSGVNTLLHVICASPETGVMVPIPQYPLYTATLSVLDARCVPYYLDEAANWGTSMAAIQQSYDKAKSEGTDIKAICIINPGNPTGASLPAEDIHSVLKFAAKNKLVVIADEVYQTNVFIGEFISFKKALRDLQNASPGEYDHIELASLHSVSKGMVGECGHRGGYFELVGFHPDVAAEIYKFISIQLCPPVLGQCIVEMMVNPPKEGEPSYALYKQEYDGIFAGLKKRAYALYEAFKKMEGVQVGEPQGSMYLFPTITLPERAIAQAKKEGCAPDEFYCFRMLDATGVCTVAGTGFGQKEGTFHFRTTFLAPGTDWTERLVKFHEAFMKEFK; from the exons ATGTCGTCCGGCATCACCGAGACCGAGACGGTCCTCACCCTCGACAACATCAACCCACACGTGCGCGCCGCCAAGTATGCGGTCCGCGGCGAGCTGGCCGTCAGGTCGGAGCAGTACCGCGCAAAGCTGGCCAGGGGCGAGGGCAAGGACCTGCCCTTCGACACCGTCATCGCCGCCAACATCGGCAACCCCCAGCAGCTGGACCAGAAGCCCATCACCTTCTTCCGCCAGGTCGCCTCGCTGCTGGAGAACCCGCTGCTGCTCGAGCACGAGCACGTGCTGACGGGCCCCCTGGGCTACCCCAACGACGTCATCCAGCGCGCCCGGAAGCTGCTGAGCGAGGTCAACAGCGTCGGCGCCTACTCGCAGTCCCAGGGCGCCCCCGGCATCCGCCGCTCCGTCGCCGAGTACATTGAGCGCCGCGACGGCTACCCCTCGTCCGTCGACAACGTCTACCTCAGCAACGGCGCCTCGTCCGGCGTCAACACGCTGCTGCACGTCATCTGCGCTTCCCCCGAGACGGGCGTCATGGTCCCCATCCCCCAGTACCCCCTGTACACGGCCACCCTGTCCGTCCTCGACGCCCGCTGCGTCCCCTACTACCTCGACGAGGCCGCCAACTGGGGCACCAGCATGGCCGCCATCCAGCAGAGCTACGACAAGGCCAAGAGCGAGGGCACCGACATCAAGGCCATCTGCATCATCAACCCGGGCAACCCCACCGGCGCTTCGCTCCCCGCCGAGGACATCCACTCCGTCCTCAAGTTCGCCGCCAAGAACAAGCTCGTCGTCATCGCAGACGAAGTCTACCAGACCAACGTCTTCATCGGCGAGTTCATCTCCTTCAAAAAGGCCCTGCGCGACCTGCAGAACGCCTCGCCTGGCGAGTACGACCACATCGAGCTGGCCTCGCTGCACTCGGTCAGCAAGGGCATGGTCGGCGAGTGCGGCCACCGCGGCGGCTACTTCGAGCTCGTCGGCTTCCACCCAGACGTCGCGGCCGAGATCTACAAGTTCATCTCCATCCAGCTGTGTCCGCCAGTGCTGGGCCAGTGCATCGTCGAGATGATGGTCAACCCGCCCAAGGAGGGCGAGCCAAGCTACGCGCTGTACAAGCAGGAGTACGACGGCATTTTCGCCGGCCTGAAGAAGCGCGCCTACGCCCTGTACGaggcgtttaagaagatGGAGGGTGTCCAAGTCGGCGAGCCGCAG GGCTCAATGTACCTCTTCCCGACCATCACGCTCCCAGAGCGCGCCATCGCCCAGGCGAAGAAGGAAGGCTGCGCCCCCGACGAATTCTACTGCTTCCGCATGCTCGACGCCACGGGCGTCTGCACCGTCGCCGGCACCGGCTTCGGGCAGAAGGAGGGCACCTTCCACTTCCGCACCACCTTCCTCGCCCCGGGGACCGACTGGACCGAGAGGCTGGTCAAGTTCCACGAGGCGTTCATGAAGGAGTTCAAGTGA